A window of Paraburkholderia sp. ZP32-5 genomic DNA:
GCCGGGCGATCGACTCCGGCGCGATCGACAGCAACCGCGTGTGCGCCACCACTTCGATATTCGATTCGAACGAGCGTGTTTCGAGCACCGGCTCGATCGGCGGCAGACGACGTCGCGTCCAGAACAGATCGAAGGCGATACGCGAGGTCGTGTCGGCATGCGGCAGCGTCCAGTCGAGCGCCGCCAGATCGGCTAGCCGCAGTTGCCGTGCAGACAGCGCGGGGTGGTCGTTTGAACAGACAATTACGGTGCGCTCCGCATACAGGCGCTCGATCTTCACCTCGTCGTTTTTCACCGTGCTGGCGCTGCGCAAGATCGCGAAATCGAGTTCGCCTGCCTCCAGCAGTTCAAACAACCGGGTCGAACTACCTTCGATCACCTTACAACGGAACGCCGTGCCATCGGCGCGCGGCGGATTGTCCGCATGCGTGCCCGCGTACATCCGCGCATAAAGTGGCGGAATCAGCGTATGCATCGCGCGGGGTATGCAACCGAGCCGGATCGGCAAACGCGCGCACGACGCGCTCGCGCTCAGCCGGTCCATCGCGCGCATCACGGAGCGCGCCTGCGCGAGCACGGTTTCGCCGCGCAATGTGGGCTGGGTGCCCCGACTCGACCGTTCGAAGAGCCGTGTTCCCAGCCGGCTTTCCGCATCGGCGAGCAACCGTGACAGCACCGGTTGCGCGACGCCAAGACTGCGCGCCGCGCGATGCACCGAGCCGCCCTCGCCGATGGCGATGAGCGCTTCGATATGACTTCGTTGCAGTGCCGCAGGCGAGCGCTTCATGACGTCAACCTCCGAGGGTTGATGGGGAGATACGTAAAAGGTATCACGCGATGCCTTGAATATCTCATTTACGCTATCACGGGCACTGACTATATTGGTCTGCATTCGAAAAGGAACCGCGGAATAAGGAGTGCAAAAACCATGACTCAGTTCACCGTGACCCCGCTCGGCGACGCGCTCGGGGCCGAAATCTCCGGCATCGATCTGACGGCGCCGCTGTCGGCAGACGTAATCGACGGAATCAAACAAGCGTGGGCCGATCACCTGGTGCTGCGGTTTCGCGGTCAGGTCCTGACCGATCCGCAACTGCTCGCCTTTACGCGTCATTTCGGCGAACTCGATCCACCAGGGCCGAATCCCTACGGCAAGCCGTTTCTATCCGAATTTCCCGAGATCAACGTTATCTCCAACATCAAGAAGGACGGCATGCCGATGGGCAACCTCGGCGATGGCGAAGCGGTCTGGCACTGCGACATGACGTACATCGAATCGCCGCCCCGTGCTGCGCTGCTCCATGCGCTGCAAATTCCATCCGAAGGTGGCGACACGTTCTGGTCGAACATGTATCTCGCGTGGGACACGCTGTCGGACGCGCTGAAAGCGCAGATCGACGGCAAACGCGCGATTCACGACGCGACGTACAACAGCGCGGGGATGATGCGCAAGGGCATGCAGGAAGTGACCGATCCGCGCAAGGCGCCGGGCGCGCACCATCCTCTCGTGATCCGTCATCCCGATACGCACCGTCCGGCACTGTTTCTTGGCCGGCGGCGCAACAGCTATATCGTCGGCATGGATCTCGACGCGAGCAACGCACTGCTCGACACGCTCTGGGCCCACGCGACGCAACCGCAGTTCACGTTCCGCCAGGTCTGGCAGAAGGCCGACCTGATCATGTGGGACAACCGCTGTACGCTGCATCGACGCGATTCGTTCGATCCTTCCGCATCGCGATTGATGCACCGCACGCAGATCAAGGGCGGCAAAGTCGCGCCCTATGAGTCGGCCCATCTCACCGTCGCATCCTGATCCCATGGCCGAACTTTCTCTCCCCATCAAAAGCGTCGACGTGTTCGGCGTCGCCGTGCCGCTCGTCGGTGCCGGATTCAAGAACGCCTATACGACCAAGACGACGCAAAAAAGCGCAATCGTGCGCCTGACGGCAGAGGACGGATCGATGGGCCTCGGCAACATCGATCCGTCGCCGGGATATTCGGTGGAAACCGTCGAGGCGTCGCTTGACGTCATACGGCGAACGCTGGCGCCCTGCGTCAAAGGCATGAACGCCGGCAACCCGCATCGCCTGATCAACGCGATGGATCGCATGACCGACGCGTATCTGGACGCCAAAGCGGCCATCGAAATGGCTGCCGTCGATCTTTTGTCGCGGCATCTCGGCATTCCCGTGCATCAATACCTCGGCGGCGCCGTGAGGGACACGGTCGGCTTCAACGCGTGGATCGGTATCGTGCCCCCGGACCAGGCCGCCGCGGAGGCGCGGAAATGGTTCGACGCGGGTTTCCGCTCGGCCAAGATCAAGGTAGGCGGCAACATCCACGCCGACCGCGACCGCCTGATGGCCGTGCGTGCGGCAGTGGGTCCCGGGATGGCGCTGCGAGCGGATGCCAATGCGGGATATAGCGTGGAAGACGCAATCGCTCTCGGGCGGCTGCTCGAACCGGTGGGTTTGCAACTGCTCGAACAGCCGGTGGCCGCGGAAGATCTGGCCGGCATGGCGAAGGTGCGGCAGGCGGTCGGCATGCCGGTGATGGCCGACGAGTCGATCACCGACTATCGCAGCCTGATCGACGTGATCCGCGCCGACTGCGCCGACATCGTCAAGCTCAAGGTGATGAAGCAAGGCGGCTTGCTGCGCTGCCGCCGGATGCTGGAAAGCGCGACGGCCGCCGGTATGCCCGTGGTGATCGGTCATGGCTTCGGACTCGGAATCAATACGGTAGCCGAAATAATGCTCGCCTGCACCAGCGACAACGTGCTCGACGGGCTGGAATGCGTGGGGCCGCTCAAAACAGCGGACGACATCGTGACCGCCAAGCTCGATCTGACGGGCGGCCGCCTCGCGGTGCCGCAAGGGCCGGGGCTCGGCGTGACGATGGATGACGAGAAGGTGCGGCGCTATCTGTTCGACGCGTGACCTGCGTGCTACCTGTGATACAGGCGCGGGCGTGGCGAGCATCGAGCATGATACGCACCGCGCACCGGTCGAATCAGACGGGCTGAAGCAGTGGCGTCACCTCGTCGGCCGGGCGGCACAATTTGATGCCGCGCGGCGTACGGACGATGGGCCGGTTCATCAGCACCGGATTGGCCACCATCAGCTCGACGATGCGCGCGTCCGATAGCGACGCATCGTCGAGGCCAAGATCGGTGTAAGCCGGCTCCTGGGTACGCAACAACTCGCGCGGCGAAAGCTGCATGTCGCGCAGCATGGTGGTGAGTTCATCGCGGCTCGGCGGATGCCGCAGGTATTCGACGATGCGGGGTTCCTCGCCGCTTGCCCGAATCATGTCGAGCACCTTGCGCGACGTGCCGCAAGCCGGATTGTGAAAGATGGTGATGGTCATGGTGTCCTCGTTCAATGGAGCGTTGCACGATGACCCGAGCTTAGCGCGATTGATCGCGATCCGCTGTCAGCGCGCTGACCTGCGGCAGCGTCATGCCGGCCTGCCGGCGACAACGAATAGAACGGGTGAGCACACCCGCATGAGCCGCATTCCGGCGCGTCGTCATAACAGTTCAGGAGACACATCATGTCCGCACCAACGCCAGCAGGCACCGCGCTCAAGATCACGCCGCTTGGTGACGCCATCGGCGCGGAGATCGAAGGCGTCGATCTGGCGCGACTCGACGACGCGGCATTCGCGCAGATCGAACGCGCGTGGGCCGACCATCTCGTGCTGCGCTTTCGCCGCCAGCAACTGAGCGACCTCGATCTGATGCGATTCAGCCGCCGCTTCGGCGCACTGGACCGGGTGCCGATCCGCGCGAGCGACGTGATGGATCACACCGATCCGCGCCTCGCCATCGATCCGGAAGCACGCGAATATGTCACCATCATCTCGAACGTGAAAGTGGACGGGATGGCGATCGGCGGCCTCGGCAATTACGAGGCGCACTGGCATACCGATATGTCGTACAACGACACGCCGCCCAGCGCCAGCCTCCTGTATGGCATCGACGTGCCGCCCGCCGGCGGCGACACGTCGTTCTGCAACATGTACCTCGCGTATGAGACGCTCGACGAGGCTTCACGCGAACGCGTGCGCGGGCTCACCTGCGTGCACGACGCATCGCGCAACAGTTCGGGCGAGCTGCGCCGTGGCTTCGCCGACAACGACGACCCCACCCACACCGTCGGCGCGCGGCACCCGCTGGTGCGCGTGCATCCCGTCACCGAACGCCCGTGTCTTTTCCTCGGACGCCGCCGCAACGCGTATGTCCCGGAGTTGCCGCTCGACGAGAGCGAACGTCTTCTCGATCATCTATGGGCTCATGCGACGCAACAGCGCTTCAACTGGACGCAGCAGTGGCGGCAGCACGACCTCGTGATCTGGGACAACCGCTGCGCGATGCATCGGCGTGACGGTTTCGACGATCGTCACGACCGCGTGATGCACCGCACGCAAATCCGCGGCACCGCGCCCATGCGGTACGTCTGAGCCTGGGCGCCTGCGCCGATATCGTCACGCCGTCCGAACCGGAGCATGCGATGCGTGAATACAGTCTGAATGCAAGCCAGTCGCTGGACGCAGTGCTATCGCCGCGCCACGCCCAGACGCTATGTGCGGCAGGACAGATGCGCGAGTTCGACGCGGGGGAGTTCATCTGCCACCAGGGCGACGACGCGCGCGACGTGTATCTGCTCGCGCGCGGCGGCGTGAAGACCGTCATGCTGAATTCGGCGGGGCAGGAATCGCTATTGCGGATTCATCTGCCCGGCAGCCTGCTGGGGCTCATCGCGCTGACGACATACGGCATGCGCGACGTCAGCCTGATCGCCCTCCAGCGCTCGCATGTCGTCGTGATCGCGCGTGATGCAATGCTGCAACTGCTGCGCACCGACGGCGATTGCGCCGTTCACGTGATCCGGCTCGTGCTCGACCGGACCCGCGACCTTCATATGCGGGTGGCGGAGTTGTCGGCCAATCGCGTCGATCAGCGCCTGGCGCGCGCGCTGCTGTCGCTCAGCCGCCCCGATCCGGAAGGCGAGGCCGACGGCACGGTCGCGCTCACGCACGAAGAACTCGCGCAGTGGATCAATTGCCGCCGTCCCACGGTGACGAGTTGCATGAGCCGCTTCGCGCTCGCCGGACTCATCGACCGGTCGAAACATCGCATCGTGATCGCCGATCGCACGCGACTCATGCAACTCGTCGCCGTCTGACGCGGCCGCTCACATGCGCCGCCGATGAGGCAATAACAGGCAATACCGCGCAGAACCGGGCAGAACCCGGCAACGCCACGCAACATCGCAAAGGAGAGTCAGGTCCTTTACACGCAGGCCCTACGACATTATCCCCGACCGGTCGCCGACCAGGTCGCATACAGGGAGGAGACACCATGGATAACCAGCCGCCGTCACCCGCACTTTTGCTGGCGCGTTTGCAGCGCATTCCGACCACCTGGCATAGCTGGGTGATCGTGCTGCTCGCCGCCGGTGCACTCGTCATCGAAGCGCTCAACATCGGCAGTCTGTCGATCACGTTGCCGATCATCAGGAAGATCATGATGCTGACGCCGCGCGACACCGGCATGCTCGCCGCCTCGTCGGCGCTCGGCATCGTCGCCGGGATGATTCCCACCGGCTATATGGCGGACCGCTTCGGCCGCAAACGGCTACTGATCTTCGGCGTCGTGTGGTTCGCGGGCGGCACCGCGGTATCCGCATTCAGCCCGAACTTCGCAACGCTCGTGATTCTGCGCGGACTGACCGGCTTCGGCATGGCGCCGGCGTTCATCATGCCCTACACGCTCACTTCCGAAATCGTCTCGGCCACGACGCGCACAGCGTTCGCCGGACTGCTCGAGACAGCGCTAGGCATCGGCTATCTGCTACCGCCGATCGTCGGCATGGCGGTGATTCCGCATTTCGCGCCTGAAGTGGGCTGGCGCGTGTTCACGTTCCTGTGCGGCGTGCCCGTCGTCTACGTCGTGCTGATCTGGAAATTCCTGCCGGAGTCGCCGCGCTGGCTGCATCGCGTCGGGCGCTATCACGAGGCCGACGGCATCATCTGCCGGTTCGAGGCCACCGCGGAGCGCAAGCTCGGCGCGCGTCTGCCGTTGGCGGTGGTCGACGAGGTGACCGAGAGCGCCAGCGTGAGCGATCATGCGGCGCCGAAATTCTGGTGGTCGCTCGGCGTCGTGTGGACACCGCCGTATCTGTTCCGCACCATCGTGATGACGATCGGCGCAACGAGCCTTTTCTCGATGTTCTACATTTCGGTTAACTACCTGCCGTCGATTTTCATCGAGAAGCACGTCGTGCTCGAAAGCGCACTCTTCCTCACGCTGATCACCACGGCGACGCAGATTCCGTGGAAGATCATGAATGGCATCGCCGCCGAGCATTTCGGGCGCAAGAGAGTGTTCTTCGTCTACACGGTGCTCGCGGCGATATCGACGTATGAATTCACGTTGGCTGAAAGCACGCTGGCCATGGTGCTGTGGGGCATGGTGATGTTCTCGTCGTCGGGCGCGTCGCCGTCGTTCAAGATGTGGTACGCCGAGCAATACCCCACGCGAATCCGTGCAACCGGACAGAGCGTGGTCGAAGGGCTCGGCGGACGCTTCTTCGGCGGCGTCGTGTGGACGGCCGTA
This region includes:
- a CDS encoding LysR family transcriptional regulator, coding for MKRSPAALQRSHIEALIAIGEGGSVHRAARSLGVAQPVLSRLLADAESRLGTRLFERSSRGTQPTLRGETVLAQARSVMRAMDRLSASASCARLPIRLGCIPRAMHTLIPPLYARMYAGTHADNPPRADGTAFRCKVIEGSSTRLFELLEAGELDFAILRSASTVKNDEVKIERLYAERTVIVCSNDHPALSARQLRLADLAALDWTLPHADTTSRIAFDLFWTRRRLPPIEPVLETRSFESNIEVVAHTRLLSIAPESIARRYMRFGMLSILEIESALPSSPIMLGSRLTAREEPVLKRFRKLLQETAGELALG
- a CDS encoding TauD/TfdA dioxygenase family protein; the protein is MTQFTVTPLGDALGAEISGIDLTAPLSADVIDGIKQAWADHLVLRFRGQVLTDPQLLAFTRHFGELDPPGPNPYGKPFLSEFPEINVISNIKKDGMPMGNLGDGEAVWHCDMTYIESPPRAALLHALQIPSEGGDTFWSNMYLAWDTLSDALKAQIDGKRAIHDATYNSAGMMRKGMQEVTDPRKAPGAHHPLVIRHPDTHRPALFLGRRRNSYIVGMDLDASNALLDTLWAHATQPQFTFRQVWQKADLIMWDNRCTLHRRDSFDPSASRLMHRTQIKGGKVAPYESAHLTVAS
- a CDS encoding mandelate racemase/muconate lactonizing enzyme family protein, producing MAELSLPIKSVDVFGVAVPLVGAGFKNAYTTKTTQKSAIVRLTAEDGSMGLGNIDPSPGYSVETVEASLDVIRRTLAPCVKGMNAGNPHRLINAMDRMTDAYLDAKAAIEMAAVDLLSRHLGIPVHQYLGGAVRDTVGFNAWIGIVPPDQAAAEARKWFDAGFRSAKIKVGGNIHADRDRLMAVRAAVGPGMALRADANAGYSVEDAIALGRLLEPVGLQLLEQPVAAEDLAGMAKVRQAVGMPVMADESITDYRSLIDVIRADCADIVKLKVMKQGGLLRCRRMLESATAAGMPVVIGHGFGLGINTVAEIMLACTSDNVLDGLECVGPLKTADDIVTAKLDLTGGRLAVPQGPGLGVTMDDEKVRRYLFDA
- the arsC gene encoding arsenate reductase (glutaredoxin) (This arsenate reductase requires both glutathione and glutaredoxin to convert arsenate to arsenite, after which the efflux transporter formed by ArsA and ArsB can extrude the arsenite from the cell, providing resistance.) gives rise to the protein MNEDTMTITIFHNPACGTSRKVLDMIRASGEEPRIVEYLRHPPSRDELTTMLRDMQLSPRELLRTQEPAYTDLGLDDASLSDARIVELMVANPVLMNRPIVRTPRGIKLCRPADEVTPLLQPV
- a CDS encoding TauD/TfdA dioxygenase family protein, whose protein sequence is MSAPTPAGTALKITPLGDAIGAEIEGVDLARLDDAAFAQIERAWADHLVLRFRRQQLSDLDLMRFSRRFGALDRVPIRASDVMDHTDPRLAIDPEAREYVTIISNVKVDGMAIGGLGNYEAHWHTDMSYNDTPPSASLLYGIDVPPAGGDTSFCNMYLAYETLDEASRERVRGLTCVHDASRNSSGELRRGFADNDDPTHTVGARHPLVRVHPVTERPCLFLGRRRNAYVPELPLDESERLLDHLWAHATQQRFNWTQQWRQHDLVIWDNRCAMHRRDGFDDRHDRVMHRTQIRGTAPMRYV
- a CDS encoding Crp/Fnr family transcriptional regulator, which produces MREYSLNASQSLDAVLSPRHAQTLCAAGQMREFDAGEFICHQGDDARDVYLLARGGVKTVMLNSAGQESLLRIHLPGSLLGLIALTTYGMRDVSLIALQRSHVVVIARDAMLQLLRTDGDCAVHVIRLVLDRTRDLHMRVAELSANRVDQRLARALLSLSRPDPEGEADGTVALTHEELAQWINCRRPTVTSCMSRFALAGLIDRSKHRIVIADRTRLMQLVAV
- a CDS encoding MFS transporter encodes the protein MDNQPPSPALLLARLQRIPTTWHSWVIVLLAAGALVIEALNIGSLSITLPIIRKIMMLTPRDTGMLAASSALGIVAGMIPTGYMADRFGRKRLLIFGVVWFAGGTAVSAFSPNFATLVILRGLTGFGMAPAFIMPYTLTSEIVSATTRTAFAGLLETALGIGYLLPPIVGMAVIPHFAPEVGWRVFTFLCGVPVVYVVLIWKFLPESPRWLHRVGRYHEADGIICRFEATAERKLGARLPLAVVDEVTESASVSDHAAPKFWWSLGVVWTPPYLFRTIVMTIGATSLFSMFYISVNYLPSIFIEKHVVLESALFLTLITTATQIPWKIMNGIAAEHFGRKRVFFVYTVLAAISTYEFTLAESTLAMVLWGMVMFSSSGASPSFKMWYAEQYPTRIRATGQSVVEGLGGRFFGGVVWTAVFPVLLANVGLHVSMMIGVAIMIAGMLIVTIFAPETAKRTVESLEAA